Part of the Hevea brasiliensis isolate MT/VB/25A 57/8 chromosome 16, ASM3005281v1, whole genome shotgun sequence genome is shown below.
TGAATATGGTGGATGACATGAACAGGTATCATAAGCTGGTACAACTTCTGAAATTGGCTAAATTGTTGTCTCAAGCATCTATATATTTCTCTAAGGTACTAGACAAGGTAGTCTTGGGTACTGCTCCGATGacactttctttcttctctccTTTCTTGAAAAACAGCACTGTTGGTATGCTCCTTATTGCATACTTGTTGGCAATATTTGGGCACTCATCGGTATTTACCTTGAAACATGCAATCtttccggcatattcttttgctaGTTCATCGATCACCGGTGCTATCATCCGGCATGGTCCACACCAGGGTGCCCAAAATTCCACCAGAACTGGGGTTTTACTGGCAATGACAAGGTTGTCCCAGCTTGAATCTGTCACCGCTTGCACTGCAGATTTCAAGCGTTTGCATAATGAGGTGCAGTATTCgattaaataaatgctcaaacaaAATTGATGAGATGGGGTAAACCAAAttcaaaagaaagaaaatgaaagtttGAAAAAGAGGTAAGCAATCAAATTCTACAAGGGCAAAATGTTCAATTTAGTGTCTTTGTTGGGCaagtttaatttagtttatttttaatcttttatttaaattaatatttaatttaatttaaaaattaaaatttataggttaaatttttaaatttttgatttaaataaaaaaaattaaaaagtttaatttttttaatttcaaattaaatttttttatttcctaatttaagTTGATAAAATTAGGCAATTtaatatattgattttttttaattttaaggataaattaaagtaaaattaaaaattttgaattaaattaaatgaaaaattaaaaataaaataaattaaacgtTTAATTGAGTTTTaatataacaaaataaaataaattaatgtcTCTTAATTAGCTTGCTTTTTGGGGCTTCTGGTATTTTTGAAGTGAAAAAAGCAAAAACACAGCATTTAGACAATAAAAATGCAGaaatttacatttatttttattttttttatgtgaagcaatattcatatatttttcaattaaaatttttcttaataattAACACTTATTTTCTACAAAATCATAATttataataagtaaataaatgagtCTGCAATTTTCAAGAACTACCATCCCTATAGCAGCAACTAGAAAATGAAGCATACAAGGAGCAAAATTGATAGAAGGattaaataaagaaactaaaatgaAGCTACAAAGGAAGAGCTTATAAATGGCAAACCTTCATCTAAAGCTTCACGAGCTTTGCAGACAATGGGAGATTTTGGGCTTCTGCTTCTGCTTCTGCGAGTAGTGAGTGAATGAGCAAAGAAAGAAGATGAACGAGACGATGATAAATTGGATAGATTACTGAATCCTTTAAAAGAAGTTGGTAAGTGAAGCTTCTCAACAGGAGCAAATACTAGTCCAGCTCTAGCACTAGTACACACTGTACTCACTTGAAAACAATTCTTCATAGCcatctcttcttctcttcttgtCAATGTAGTAGCTTTTAGGAAAGGAATATGATATTGAGAAAGAAGATGTGGCCCTTAGTTGCTCTCTTCCTCTTGGATAAGAAGAGTAAGCaagatttttattattatttatctcTTTAATTCTGTCCACATTTAAATTTAATCCTCTGGAATTTCTATCTCTATAATTCCTAAGAGTGGATATTTCTCCCAAATTTTATGGCCTTGTTTTTCTTGTGGATGACATTTCATTTACCTGACAACTCACAAAAATCCAATTCAACCAATACAAAAGGTGCAGGCGGCTTTgtca
Proteins encoded:
- the LOC110652042 gene encoding uncharacterized protein LOC110652042; translated protein: MAMKNCFQVSTVCTSARAGLVFAPVEKLHLPTSFKGFSNLSNLSSSRSSSFFAHSLTTRRSRSRSPKSPIVCKAREALDEVQAVTDSSWDNLVIASKTPVLVEFWAPWCGPCRMIAPVIDELAKEYAGKIACFKVNTDECPNIANKYAIRSIPTVLFFKKGEKKESVIGAVPKTTLSSTLEKYIDA